The following proteins are co-located in the Bacillus sp. SM2101 genome:
- a CDS encoding peptidoglycan-binding protein, with amino-acid sequence MPSHYLDHHFSDESLQNQIIGGKLNENIISSNKRDSMSSPDESYIRQSDGKFHAIVRQKGTDSPIKGATVTISPLEIEGDTTRQTSETALQTNEFGKTNVITLVAPPKEYSLQPTGAKPYSEYIVNIKAPGYVPIEIYGAQIYGDTTAIQKIELTPVSDTDSRQPQSERIDIPAPTLSGEYPQQEPQSHNPGQNLKSEIVHIPDFITVHDGHPETAAYKHRVRFTDYIKNVAASEIYPSWPKECLRANILCILSFTLNKLHNNHYRSKGLGFDITSSTQFDHKYIHGRNTFDETDNVVDELIGKYISKPNKYEPFLAQYCQGPGGTNCQHGGLSQWGSKILADQGKTHLEILFHYFIEVEIRFVEDLTTIKPYPGQNLVTGSTGIHVKRIQRYLNVISKKYPEIPTLIVDGLFEQQTKISVIAFQKIHSLAESGIVDNYTWIKITDIYIYVINLPDVYPVLKIGSSGEMVKKLQGLLNKAGFNVGEEDGSFGTNTETTVKEFQEAKGLPADGIVGRQTWDALERSILPGQSRTYLPSLTDSRTLSSASTYHNNNSYKRKYPYFTGRQPGYYTPYVSPGSGLPSEVPDHRTRSTLRKNY; translated from the coding sequence ATGCCAAGCCATTATCTTGATCACCATTTTTCGGATGAAAGTCTACAAAATCAAATTATCGGAGGGAAATTAAATGAAAATATAATCTCTTCGAATAAAAGAGACTCTATGTCAAGTCCTGATGAATCTTACATCCGGCAATCTGATGGTAAATTTCATGCGATTGTTCGCCAAAAAGGTACAGATTCTCCTATTAAAGGAGCAACAGTAACAATTAGCCCTTTGGAGATAGAAGGAGATACTACACGGCAAACAAGTGAAACTGCATTACAAACAAATGAATTTGGAAAAACCAATGTTATCACATTAGTTGCTCCACCGAAAGAATATAGTCTACAACCTACAGGTGCAAAACCCTATTCTGAATATATTGTAAACATTAAAGCACCTGGATACGTACCTATAGAAATTTATGGTGCACAAATTTATGGAGATACAACTGCAATTCAAAAAATTGAACTTACTCCTGTAAGCGATACAGATAGTCGTCAACCTCAATCTGAAAGAATCGATATTCCTGCCCCGACCTTATCGGGAGAATACCCACAACAAGAACCTCAATCGCACAATCCAGGTCAAAATCTCAAAAGTGAAATTGTTCATATACCTGATTTTATCACTGTCCATGATGGACACCCTGAGACTGCCGCATATAAACATAGAGTGAGGTTTACAGACTATATCAAAAATGTAGCTGCTAGTGAAATTTATCCCAGTTGGCCAAAGGAATGCCTTAGGGCCAATATTCTGTGCATCCTTTCATTTACATTAAACAAATTACACAACAATCATTATCGCTCAAAGGGCTTGGGTTTTGATATAACTTCTTCCACTCAATTTGATCATAAGTATATACATGGAAGAAATACTTTTGATGAAACTGATAATGTAGTCGACGAATTAATTGGTAAATATATTTCCAAACCCAATAAATATGAACCCTTCTTAGCTCAATACTGTCAAGGACCAGGTGGTACTAATTGTCAACATGGCGGACTTAGTCAGTGGGGTAGCAAAATTCTCGCAGACCAAGGAAAAACTCATTTAGAAATCCTATTTCATTATTTTATAGAAGTAGAGATTCGCTTTGTTGAAGATTTAACTACAATTAAACCTTACCCAGGACAAAATCTAGTCACTGGAAGCACAGGAATCCATGTAAAAAGAATACAACGATATTTGAATGTAATATCAAAAAAGTATCCAGAGATCCCTACATTAATTGTAGATGGACTATTTGAACAACAAACAAAAATTTCAGTTATAGCTTTTCAGAAAATACATTCTTTAGCTGAAAGTGGAATTGTAGACAATTATACTTGGATTAAAATTACTGACATTTATATATATGTGATCAACCTTCCGGATGTATATCCTGTATTAAAAATTGGCAGCAGCGGAGAAATGGTCAAAAAACTACAAGGCTTATTGAACAAAGCTGGATTTAATGTAGGTGAAGAAGACGGCTCTTTTGGAACGAATACGGAAACTACAGTAAAAGAGTTTCAAGAAGCGAAAGGTCTTCCGGCTGATGGAATTGTAGGAAGGCAGACCTGGGATGCTCTTGAAAGATCGATTCTTCCTGGTCAATCTCGAACTTATCTACCCTCACTTACAGATTCTAGAACTTTAAGTTCGGCAAGCACGTATCATAATAATAATAGCTACAAACGGAAATATCCCTATTTCACTGGTAGACAACCAGGCTATTATACACCTTATGTTTCACCAGGCTCTGGCTTACCATCCGAGGTACCAGATCATAGAACAAGATCAACATTGAGGAAAAATTATTAG
- a CDS encoding peptidoglycan-binding protein has product MSNYGHYLYFPQNVLQSPFSRKESFRKTNPNEELRSNSNTVDPYFRQSTGKLIVSVYEKNTLKPIKGAAVSISKKNSQIITIQQTDELGLINTVILPAPSMEYTSLPTTPDITPYSVYNVIVESPGYVTTIIRGVQIFANTTAKQKVELTPVSQVTDPQPIIIDIPERILIAGMHLPHYQRYSPELVYPYINIPEFVILHVRNHNQIISYKVRIKDYIKNIASCEICPSLPYKIIRGHVFCIISFTLYRIYNGFTITKSNCLYLHGRHTYKEIDDVVDDII; this is encoded by the coding sequence TTGTCAAACTACGGTCATTATCTCTATTTTCCACAGAACGTTTTACAAAGTCCATTTTCAAGAAAGGAATCCTTTAGAAAAACGAACCCCAATGAAGAACTTAGATCAAATTCAAATACAGTTGACCCTTACTTTAGGCAATCTACTGGTAAATTAATTGTTTCAGTTTATGAGAAGAACACATTAAAGCCTATTAAGGGAGCAGCGGTATCAATAAGCAAAAAGAATAGCCAAATTATTACTATACAACAAACTGATGAATTAGGTTTAATTAATACTGTTATACTACCTGCACCATCTATGGAATACACATCACTACCTACAACCCCAGATATAACTCCATATTCTGTGTACAACGTAATTGTAGAATCTCCTGGGTATGTAACAACAATAATCCGTGGAGTACAAATTTTCGCAAATACTACAGCAAAGCAAAAGGTTGAACTCACACCAGTTAGCCAAGTTACCGACCCTCAACCTATAATAATTGATATTCCGGAACGTATTTTAATTGCCGGTATGCACCTTCCACATTATCAAAGGTACAGTCCAGAACTTGTGTACCCATACATTAACATCCCTGAATTTGTCATTTTACATGTTAGAAACCACAATCAGATAATCAGTTATAAAGTAAGAATCAAAGACTATATCAAAAATATTGCCTCATGTGAGATTTGTCCCTCCTTGCCTTATAAAATCATTAGAGGTCATGTTTTTTGTATTATTTCTTTTACATTGTATCGAATTTACAATGGGTTCACTATTACTAAGTCCAACTGTTTATATTTACATGGACGACATACTTATAAAGAAATTGATGATGTAGTTGATGATATTATTTAA
- a CDS encoding IS3 family transposase (programmed frameshift), with product MTKRARRTFTQEFKQQIVQLYENGKPRKEIIREYDLTPSSLDKWINQFKNSGSFKEKDNLTPEQKELQELRKRNKQLEMENDIFKASRADTRTKVNVIKQNIHKYSISAMCQVLQLPRSTYYYEAKQRPNEDDVTSDIIRIFQDSRQNYGSRKIKQELKKLGKIVSRRRISRIMKEQGLVSTYTVAQFKPHSEKPNESQHSNELNREFTQDEALSVVVSDLTYVRVDKKWHYICVFVDLFNREIIGYSTGPNKDALLVYRALASIKQDLHHIQMFHTDRGNEFKNKLIDDALETFSIKRSLSMKGCPYDNAVAEATFKIIKTEFIKGRQYESLCELNRELHDYVHWFNHIRIHSTLGYVSPIDYKNNHLKKIV from the exons ATGACAAAACGAGCACGCCGCACATTTACCCAAGAATTTAAGCAACAAATTGTCCAACTTTATGAAAATGGAAAACCTCGTAAGGAAATCATTCGAGAATACGACTTAACGCCTTCTTCACTTGATAAGTGGATCAATCAATTTAAGAATTCAGGCTCATTCAAAGAGAAGGATAACCTAACACCTGAGCAAAAGGAGCTGCAAGAACTTCGTAAACGTAACAAGCAATTAGAAATGGAGAATGATATTT TTAAAGCAAGCCGCGCTGATACTAGGACAAAAGTAAATGTGATCAAGCAAAACATACACAAATACTCGATATCAGCAATGTGCCAAGTCCTACAACTTCCAAGAAGTACGTATTATTATGAAGCAAAACAGCGACCGAATGAGGATGATGTTACATCAGATATAATACGTATCTTCCAAGATAGTCGCCAAAATTATGGTTCACGTAAAATTAAACAAGAGCTTAAGAAACTAGGAAAAATTGTTTCTAGACGACGCATTAGTAGAATTATGAAAGAGCAAGGATTGGTTTCTACTTATACCGTCGCTCAGTTTAAGCCCCATTCAGAAAAGCCGAATGAGTCTCAACATTCCAATGAACTGAACCGTGAATTTACACAGGATGAGGCATTATCTGTAGTCGTAAGCGACTTAACGTATGTGAGAGTCGATAAAAAATGGCATTACATATGTGTCTTTGTCGATCTCTTTAACCGAGAAATTATTGGATATAGCACCGGGCCGAATAAAGATGCGCTACTCGTATACCGTGCGTTAGCTTCGATTAAACAAGACCTTCATCATATTCAGATGTTCCATACTGATCGAGGAAATGAGTTTAAAAATAAACTAATTGATGACGCATTAGAGACGTTCTCTATTAAACGCTCCCTAAGCATGAAAGGATGTCCTTATGATAATGCAGTCGCAGAAGCAACGTTTAAGATTATTAAGACAGAGTTTATCAAAGGGAGACAATATGAAAGCTTATGCGAGTTAAACCGGGAACTTCATGATTACGTACATTGGTTTAATCATATTCGTATTCATAGCACACTAGGATATGTAAGCCCGATTGATTACAAAAATAACCACCTTAAGAAAATTGTCTAG
- a CDS encoding recombinase family protein: protein MILDVEKDKFQAVLGWKISRLSRNMLDTHVLLDKFEEFDVKFISYSENFDPGSPIGRLVIQRTASIAEMERNTLSENVKLGMTQRAKEGSWNGGVVFGYDSIEKELIVNPIEAEIVQLIFTLYIEGKGLKAIANHLNKAGNRTKRSKHFSINSIATILDNPIYNGKIPWLQVEKWDKREDVEEIRIPF, encoded by the coding sequence ATGATATTGGATGTGGAAAAGGACAAATTCCAAGCTGTACTGGGATGGAAAATATCACGTCTTTCAAGAAATATGTTAGATACTCATGTGCTACTAGATAAATTTGAAGAGTTTGATGTAAAGTTTATTTCCTACTCAGAAAATTTTGATCCTGGCAGTCCCATTGGTCGTCTTGTCATCCAACGGACGGCATCTATTGCAGAAATGGAAAGAAATACTCTCTCGGAGAACGTCAAGCTGGGCATGACTCAACGAGCTAAAGAAGGGAGCTGGAATGGTGGTGTGGTTTTCGGTTATGATTCTATAGAAAAAGAGCTTATTGTTAACCCCATTGAAGCAGAAATTGTTCAACTTATATTTACCTTATATATAGAAGGTAAGGGTCTTAAGGCTATAGCTAATCATTTAAACAAAGCAGGTAATCGGACAAAACGCAGTAAACACTTCTCAATAAATAGCATTGCTACCATATTAGATAACCCTATCTACAATGGTAAAATCCCCTGGTTACAAGTTGAGAAATGGGATAAAAGAGAAGACGTGGAAGAAATACGAATCCCCTTTTAG
- a CDS encoding TetR/AcrR family transcriptional regulator translates to MKETKNELSKRSQRLIREALIEILKEKSYKSITIKDIVQRAELARKTFYLNYESKEEVISHHIALLYEKQLNPFNDDIDPINYIMDTYLRIWNENIDLIIMLKNQELSGLLRILEKEIEDVGHKMHCKAFMNLSESAHYYAPSYYAGAMLSILDKWVDTGMKEDIETIREVFFELMRFRLPTSSIQ, encoded by the coding sequence ATGAAAGAGACTAAGAATGAATTATCTAAACGATCTCAGCGTTTAATTAGAGAAGCACTAATCGAAATATTGAAGGAAAAAAGTTATAAGAGTATTACCATTAAAGACATAGTACAGCGAGCTGAATTAGCAAGAAAAACTTTTTATTTAAACTATGAATCAAAAGAAGAAGTAATTAGTCATCATATTGCATTACTTTATGAAAAACAACTTAACCCTTTCAACGATGATATAGATCCTATCAATTACATTATGGACACATATCTCCGTATTTGGAATGAAAATATAGACCTGATTATAATGCTAAAAAATCAAGAACTATCAGGTCTACTACGAATCTTAGAAAAAGAAATTGAAGATGTTGGCCATAAAATGCATTGCAAGGCATTTATGAACCTAAGTGAGTCAGCACATTACTATGCACCTTCATATTATGCAGGTGCTATGTTAAGTATTTTGGATAAATGGGTTGATACCGGAATGAAGGAAGATATTGAAACGATTAGAGAAGTTTTCTTTGAATTGATGAGATTTAGATTACCAACTTCTTCTATACAATGA
- a CDS encoding nitroreductase family protein codes for MIFLELNDVIHGHRSIREYEDKEVSQELLEKILEAGIRASSSGNMQPYSIIVTKDKELKKKLYSAHMDQSMVVDAPILLTFCADFNRMRKWLTLNDAPVHFDNFMSFMIGAIDATLVAQNCALAAEDAGLGICYMGSTLANCDQIGKLLNLPPNVVPVVGYSLGYPAENPAPRDRLPKQGLVHYEKYQDYSNDDILDIYKERDEKGWKRYMDNPKLKEMTEQLGLKNLAEVYTIAKYTQESHHEFSQTVLNYLESQNFMKNG; via the coding sequence GTGATCTTTTTGGAGTTAAATGACGTTATTCATGGGCACAGATCCATAAGAGAATATGAAGATAAGGAAGTCAGTCAAGAATTATTAGAAAAAATATTAGAGGCGGGTATTCGTGCATCTTCTAGTGGCAATATGCAACCTTACTCGATCATCGTTACAAAAGATAAAGAGCTTAAGAAAAAATTATATAGTGCACATATGGATCAATCCATGGTTGTGGATGCGCCCATCCTTTTAACATTCTGTGCAGATTTTAATCGCATGAGGAAGTGGTTGACGCTTAATGATGCACCTGTACATTTTGATAATTTCATGAGCTTTATGATCGGTGCCATTGATGCAACGTTGGTAGCGCAAAACTGTGCTTTAGCAGCAGAAGATGCAGGGTTAGGAATTTGTTATATGGGCTCAACCTTAGCTAATTGCGATCAAATTGGTAAACTATTAAACTTACCACCAAACGTAGTACCTGTTGTTGGGTATTCATTAGGCTACCCGGCAGAAAACCCTGCTCCACGTGATAGACTACCAAAGCAAGGGCTTGTTCATTATGAAAAGTATCAAGATTATTCAAATGATGATATTTTGGATATTTATAAAGAGAGAGATGAAAAGGGTTGGAAGCGTTATATGGATAACCCTAAGCTTAAGGAAATGACAGAACAATTGGGATTAAAAAACCTTGCTGAAGTCTATACGATTGCGAAATATACGCAAGAATCCCATCATGAATTTTCACAAACCGTGCTTAATTACTTAGAAAGTCAGAATTTCATGAAGAATGGTTGA
- a CDS encoding type III PLP-dependent enzyme — protein MIKNIVKSLKSEREKPFCAYVYDLGHLRTHAKQLVATLPPACQLFYAIKANSDETLLKTLAPIVPGFEVASLGEIEKVRAIDKDIPILFGGPAKTRDELEGAIFYGVSLFHVESFHELQLLNYIAEERAITVSILLRVNLRSSVPNAQLKMSGVPTQFGIDEDDIPNAVNQAKNLSNIELLGFHFHAMSNNFDSKAHADFVDHCFNKVKKWESMCEMDSKYINVGGGIGVNYKELEQQFDWGDFTTRLQGVLTKQNDSNRKVLFECGRYITSSCGYYAVEVLDIKQNHNHHFCVVRGGSHHFRLPAAWKQSHPFTIIPIDQWAYPFRRPELNDGVITVAGELCTPNDILAKQVYVSKLRVGDILLFSYTGAYGWSISHHDFLSHPHPEHIYLQAETNEIKG, from the coding sequence ATGATTAAAAACATTGTGAAGTCTCTTAAGTCAGAACGTGAAAAACCCTTTTGTGCTTATGTATATGATTTAGGTCATTTACGTACTCATGCGAAACAGTTAGTGGCAACACTTCCTCCAGCGTGTCAATTATTTTATGCGATTAAGGCTAATTCAGATGAAACACTATTAAAAACTCTAGCGCCAATTGTTCCTGGCTTTGAAGTAGCCTCATTAGGAGAGATCGAAAAAGTACGAGCAATTGATAAAGACATTCCGATCTTATTCGGTGGCCCCGCAAAAACAAGAGATGAGCTGGAAGGTGCCATTTTTTATGGTGTGTCCTTGTTTCATGTTGAAAGTTTTCATGAATTACAATTGTTAAATTATATCGCTGAAGAAAGAGCTATAACTGTGTCAATATTACTACGAGTTAATTTGAGAAGTTCGGTTCCTAATGCTCAATTAAAGATGTCTGGTGTCCCTACACAATTTGGCATAGATGAAGATGACATCCCAAACGCAGTTAACCAAGCAAAAAATTTATCGAATATAGAGCTTCTCGGTTTTCATTTTCATGCAATGTCGAATAATTTTGACTCCAAAGCCCATGCGGACTTTGTAGATCATTGTTTTAACAAAGTGAAAAAATGGGAGTCAATGTGTGAAATGGACAGTAAATATATAAATGTTGGTGGCGGTATAGGGGTAAATTACAAAGAATTAGAACAGCAATTTGATTGGGGGGATTTTACAACTCGGCTACAAGGTGTGCTAACAAAACAGAATGATTCTAATAGAAAAGTGTTGTTTGAATGTGGAAGATACATTACTTCATCATGTGGTTACTATGCAGTTGAGGTGCTAGATATTAAACAAAATCACAATCATCATTTCTGTGTCGTACGAGGAGGGAGTCATCACTTTAGGTTACCAGCTGCTTGGAAACAAAGTCATCCTTTTACTATCATCCCGATAGATCAATGGGCATATCCATTTAGACGTCCAGAATTAAATGATGGTGTTATAACAGTCGCAGGGGAGCTTTGTACTCCTAATGACATTCTAGCAAAACAAGTATATGTGTCAAAGCTTAGAGTTGGCGATATACTTCTGTTTAGTTATACAGGTGCATATGGCTGGTCAATCTCACATCATGATTTTCTTAGCCATCCTCATCCAGAGCATATTTATCTTCAAGCCGAAACGAACGAAATAAAGGGCTAA
- a CDS encoding MFS transporter encodes MAQVEVQLEQQESRFALRSKTFSIFMGGSLVTRVGDWMDLVVLNWAVLQFTNSPLQLAIINACRLVPTFIFSVPGGILADRYDRRKLLILLQSGMMLLTVWIGFLVEGGQSYKLFILIVTVRAILAAMEPPIRQALLPELVPTSSMASAIAINTTIIHLARIIGPAIAGVLLAVLNTANLFYLNALCMLGVILSLLMIRYQSFSEVNRKEKHPTSIADAIAFVKTTPTVQSLLILAVVPMLFGFPYTTMMPLFVKDLYKLGPGSFGMLLAISSIGALVGSCWLSIGRELNNIGKWLIYSIIAFGGSLLLFVVTSNIFIASIAMFLVGLTSQVYRTMSRITIQMKVPNRLRGRILSIALMDRGFIPLGALVIGMIATWAGTMWAGVVMGLGCIVSTIIVVTYRRQIYYL; translated from the coding sequence ATGGCACAAGTAGAAGTACAATTAGAGCAACAAGAATCAAGGTTTGCGTTACGATCAAAAACATTCAGCATCTTTATGGGTGGTAGTTTAGTCACACGTGTAGGAGATTGGATGGATTTAGTTGTATTAAACTGGGCGGTGTTACAATTTACTAACTCACCGCTCCAGCTTGCGATCATCAATGCATGTCGGCTAGTACCAACCTTTATTTTTAGCGTACCGGGTGGCATATTGGCAGATCGCTATGATCGTCGAAAACTATTAATCTTATTGCAAAGTGGAATGATGCTATTAACCGTTTGGATTGGTTTTCTAGTAGAAGGTGGGCAGTCTTATAAACTATTTATACTAATTGTAACAGTAAGAGCTATATTAGCAGCAATGGAGCCTCCTATTCGTCAAGCATTATTACCTGAACTAGTACCAACAAGCTCCATGGCAAGTGCAATAGCGATTAATACAACGATTATTCATTTAGCTCGTATTATTGGCCCAGCTATTGCAGGGGTGTTGCTTGCAGTGCTTAATACTGCGAATCTATTTTATTTAAATGCCCTATGTATGTTGGGTGTCATTTTGTCATTATTAATGATTCGTTATCAATCATTTTCAGAGGTGAATAGGAAAGAAAAACATCCTACATCAATTGCTGACGCAATAGCATTTGTAAAAACAACTCCAACGGTACAGTCATTACTCATATTAGCAGTTGTACCAATGTTATTTGGCTTCCCTTATACGACGATGATGCCACTATTTGTTAAAGACCTATATAAGTTAGGACCTGGTAGTTTTGGAATGTTGTTAGCGATCTCTTCAATTGGTGCATTAGTTGGATCTTGCTGGCTATCTATTGGAAGAGAACTAAACAATATAGGGAAATGGTTAATTTATTCTATCATTGCGTTCGGAGGATCATTGCTTTTATTTGTTGTTACTTCTAATATATTCATTGCTAGTATCGCTATGTTCCTTGTTGGTTTAACGAGTCAGGTTTACCGAACAATGAGTAGAATTACTATACAAATGAAAGTTCCAAATCGACTGCGTGGGAGAATTTTAAGCATTGCCTTAATGGATAGAGGGTTTATACCGTTAGGAGCTCTAGTAATTGGAATGATTGCTACTTGGGCTGGAACGATGTGGGCAGGAGTCGTCATGGGCTTAGGCTGTATTGTTTCTACTATTATTGTTGTTACGTATAGAAGACAAATCTATTATTTATAG
- a CDS encoding IucA/IucC family protein, translating to MSNINVHTIESDTLSNSFRSLREGELLRDEQAVAVFLEDHYPHLKSRFANSLVKGRQGILNRLVASMLREDILGLNSNSYDLNVKDGIHVLNVPAINNEWQKIIKALHTFGIEGNKVYKLYHLNSNDYLVMPVSTTYAFNRVEVDGRILHLSNGVVRVIEQSVQFLHLMRDKDAAFYKKSSGWLKLADELTNGSANLTMSYAYWEQKKQTLQQKASELGITNIVDWVRLQKKQDPTFNSSLFFEQLCVEGHNLHPGTKTKMGLNPTEVFHYAPEFDGVPDIQFVAVRKDYAEWSTLDHNKGANAFLFNAYPKLQVTAEKQFTQQGIDICDYVIIPVHPWQLKRAIPVIYNEEIKNKVVVPISSIKIPCGATSSFRTVVPFTNNCAIKVAINSQMTSTVRSISANTTNNATVFTKLMRQIMMNEHDLLATFVPVCECAGFNFKMKEFTANKDTRNLKSRNLSALFRENVENFIAEGEVAIVSSSLFAESPITEQPIFVDLIEKYMENRTISSLKNAAFQFFEDYLQTSLPGYLTMMVKYGVGLEGHLQNSVMVFNNGRPIRMLFRDWGGARIYRERLEEQGFHADFYPGSMTLTDNVKDMHNKVFYTVIQNHCGELILQFCKHFGFKEVELWKVIYEICDKVFTQFETKEQYTENVRIDKTALYQRNVDHKALTRMRLQPESNEYAYVSVANPLHQFTMQDKVQWHK from the coding sequence GTGAGTAACATTAATGTCCATACTATTGAATCGGATACACTAAGCAATTCATTTAGAAGTTTAAGAGAAGGTGAGTTACTTAGAGATGAACAGGCCGTTGCAGTATTTTTAGAAGATCATTACCCTCATTTAAAGTCAAGGTTTGCAAATTCCTTAGTAAAAGGACGCCAAGGAATTTTAAATAGATTAGTAGCATCCATGTTACGTGAAGATATTCTAGGATTGAATTCAAATTCGTATGACTTAAATGTCAAAGACGGTATACATGTATTAAATGTTCCTGCTATAAATAACGAATGGCAAAAAATCATCAAAGCTTTACATACATTTGGAATAGAAGGTAACAAGGTTTATAAATTATACCATTTAAACAGCAATGATTATCTTGTTATGCCAGTAAGCACAACATATGCATTTAACAGAGTAGAAGTGGATGGGCGCATTTTACATTTGTCTAATGGAGTGGTTCGAGTCATTGAACAATCAGTTCAATTCCTTCATCTAATGAGGGATAAAGATGCAGCATTTTACAAAAAATCAAGTGGTTGGTTGAAGCTTGCTGATGAATTAACGAATGGTTCAGCAAATTTAACGATGTCATATGCATACTGGGAGCAGAAGAAACAAACGTTACAACAAAAAGCTAGTGAACTTGGAATAACTAACATTGTGGACTGGGTACGCTTGCAAAAAAAACAAGATCCCACATTTAATTCGAGTTTATTTTTCGAACAATTATGTGTGGAAGGTCATAATTTACACCCTGGTACAAAGACGAAAATGGGCTTAAATCCAACTGAAGTGTTTCATTACGCCCCAGAATTTGATGGAGTACCAGATATTCAATTTGTGGCAGTGAGGAAAGATTATGCAGAATGGTCTACACTTGATCATAATAAAGGTGCCAATGCCTTCCTCTTCAATGCATATCCTAAGTTACAAGTGACAGCTGAAAAACAATTTACGCAACAAGGGATTGATATATGTGATTATGTCATAATACCAGTTCACCCTTGGCAGCTTAAAAGAGCTATTCCTGTTATTTATAATGAGGAAATTAAAAATAAGGTTGTTGTTCCTATTAGTAGTATCAAAATACCTTGCGGAGCTACATCGTCGTTTAGAACAGTCGTACCATTTACAAACAACTGTGCCATAAAGGTAGCTATAAACAGCCAAATGACATCTACTGTTCGCTCAATTTCAGCAAATACGACTAACAACGCTACTGTTTTTACTAAGCTGATGCGTCAAATTATGATGAATGAACATGATTTATTAGCAACATTTGTCCCTGTATGTGAATGCGCAGGTTTTAATTTTAAAATGAAAGAATTTACAGCGAACAAAGATACTCGTAATTTAAAAAGCAGAAATCTTTCTGCTTTGTTTCGAGAAAATGTTGAAAACTTTATTGCTGAAGGAGAAGTCGCAATAGTGAGTAGCTCATTGTTTGCTGAATCTCCAATAACGGAGCAACCAATCTTTGTAGATTTGATTGAAAAATATATGGAGAATAGAACGATTTCGTCTCTAAAAAATGCTGCATTCCAATTTTTTGAAGATTATTTACAAACTTCACTACCTGGTTACCTTACTATGATGGTCAAATATGGGGTTGGATTAGAAGGTCATTTACAAAATAGTGTAATGGTATTTAATAACGGCCGACCAATACGAATGCTGTTCCGTGATTGGGGGGGAGCTAGAATATATAGGGAGCGTCTTGAAGAACAAGGATTTCATGCAGATTTTTATCCTGGTTCAATGACATTAACGGATAATGTTAAGGACATGCACAATAAAGTATTTTATACCGTTATACAAAATCATTGTGGTGAATTAATTTTGCAATTTTGTAAACATTTCGGATTTAAAGAGGTAGAGCTTTGGAAGGTCATATATGAAATTTGTGATAAGGTATTTACCCAGTTTGAAACAAAAGAGCAATATACGGAAAATGTTCGGATCGACAAGACGGCACTTTATCAAAGGAATGTAGATCATAAGGCGCTTACTAGAATGCGTTTACAACCAGAAAGTAATGAATATGCCTATGTGTCTGTAGCGAATCCACTTCATCAATTTACTATGCAGGACAAAGTGCAATGGCACAAGTAG